In a genomic window of Nocardia fluminea:
- a CDS encoding dynamin family protein, with the protein MTHRFDTAAPGDRTTPRILTEAHELIGAAARAFGRDEYARALLAECEYRLREPLRVALAGSIKAGKSTLLNALVGQAVAPTDATECTRVVTWYRDAATPTVTAHAVDGSRANVIVRRGSGAHGLTFDLNGLRWDARGPREVDHLEVGWPSAALAQTTIIDTPGTSSLSREVSLRTARLLTPAEVEDDARAAPMSVSGADAVVYLLRRLDAADVRFLEQIGAGAGGSGPLGVIGVVSRADEIGSGRIDALHSARDVAARFADELERTGLCQAVIPVAGLLAFAAATLRQPEFAAFEALSTVPAEDLGIALLSADRFARADIALPVAPELRAQLVDRFGLFGIRMATMLIRLGARDSSALAAELAARSGIEELRSVLEVQFGQRAEELKAHSALSTLDRILAAFPGAESDRLRPRVRARLADVHGFTELRLLGRLRTDELPLPPPVLADLYRMLGGAGVAAHLRLGLPAETDLDSLRATAFAAVRTWRARAAHPLADRSTATACRAAARSAEGVLAELPQPRIT; encoded by the coding sequence GTGACCCACCGTTTCGACACCGCCGCGCCCGGCGACCGGACCACACCGAGGATCCTCACCGAAGCGCACGAGCTGATCGGCGCGGCGGCGCGCGCGTTCGGGCGCGACGAGTACGCGCGCGCCCTGCTGGCCGAGTGCGAGTACCGATTGCGTGAGCCGTTGCGGGTCGCGCTGGCCGGTTCGATCAAAGCGGGCAAGTCGACGTTGCTGAACGCGCTGGTGGGCCAGGCCGTCGCCCCGACCGATGCCACCGAGTGCACCCGCGTCGTCACCTGGTACCGCGATGCCGCGACCCCCACGGTCACCGCGCACGCGGTAGACGGATCGCGCGCGAATGTGATCGTGCGACGCGGTAGCGGCGCGCACGGACTGACCTTCGACTTGAACGGTCTGCGCTGGGACGCGCGCGGTCCGCGTGAGGTGGACCATCTCGAGGTCGGCTGGCCGTCGGCCGCGTTGGCGCAGACCACGATCATCGATACTCCCGGCACCTCGTCGCTGTCGCGCGAGGTGTCGTTGCGCACCGCGCGGCTACTCACTCCCGCGGAGGTCGAGGACGATGCGCGGGCCGCGCCGATGTCGGTGTCCGGCGCCGACGCCGTCGTCTACCTGTTGCGTCGCCTCGATGCCGCCGATGTGCGTTTTCTCGAGCAGATCGGCGCGGGCGCCGGGGGGTCGGGGCCGCTCGGCGTGATCGGGGTGGTGTCGCGCGCCGACGAGATCGGTTCCGGTCGCATCGACGCGCTGCATTCGGCCCGCGATGTCGCCGCTCGGTTCGCGGACGAGCTGGAACGAACGGGTCTGTGCCAGGCGGTGATCCCGGTGGCCGGTTTGCTCGCCTTCGCCGCGGCGACGCTGCGGCAGCCGGAGTTCGCGGCTTTCGAGGCTCTGTCCACGGTGCCCGCGGAGGATCTCGGGATCGCGTTGCTCTCGGCGGACCGATTCGCTCGCGCCGACATCGCGCTGCCGGTGGCCCCGGAACTGCGTGCGCAGCTGGTGGATCGCTTCGGCCTGTTCGGTATTCGCATGGCCACCATGCTGATTCGGCTCGGCGCCCGTGATTCTTCCGCGCTGGCGGCGGAATTGGCGGCCCGCAGTGGCATCGAGGAACTCCGCTCGGTCTTGGAGGTCCAATTCGGCCAGCGCGCTGAGGAATTGAAGGCCCATTCGGCGCTGAGCACACTGGACCGGATCCTGGCCGCTTTCCCGGGCGCCGAATCCGATCGCCTGCGGCCCCGCGTGCGTGCCCGGCTCGCCGATGTGCACGGGTTCACCGAACTCCGGCTGCTCGGTCGCCTGCGCACCGACGAATTGCCCTTGCCACCACCGGTACTCGCGGACCTGTACCGCATGCTCGGCGGTGCCGGCGTGGCGGCGCATCTGCGCCTCGGACTGCCGGCGGAAACCGACCTGGATTCCCTGCGGGCCACGGCTTTCGCTGCCGTCCGTACCTGGCGGGCCCGAGCGGCACATCCTCTCGCCGACCGATCGACCGCCACCGCCTGCCGCGCCGCGGCTCGCAGTGCCGAGGGTGTCCTGGCCGAACTCCCTCAGCCGCGAATCACATAG
- a CDS encoding Hsp70 family protein encodes MTERLALGITVGAANSAAAATTADGTGATVLTHRSALMLGADGSASFADSTRHRRAVVVDDYVSRVGDPVDLLAEDGSAHDAADLVAAATRALITEISGGAIESGDVPTTVACYPAWWPEHTVEAARAALARAGLPEVTLVPEPLAAVRRYEIEHGELADGALVVYDLGASGSTVSVLRTGEQAGLLGTPVHSTAIAGSEFDLLTMRYVLANVLDGNELDPFDPVVEEELSALRERSRIAKEELSRITATAIPVGALAPSVHTEQVRLTRGELEDLLRPSLLDSMSLLQDAVRRADLTLGDVGRVLVTGGGGAIPLVAELISTEFGLPVIACADPATCTARGAAEIALDVAAISVPTEAIPVVVPVVPAAVAPAAEALVLPPSEPVRTKMFTAKRSAIVAAAALTMAALATGTLALGGATQFSPTGPATTTGAPSVPGAPASTSTGGAAGTANATNSVVTDPAKPGAAGATPPTGAIPVGTTDAAAPGGAPAAGTPAGAPATGGASADGTPAPAGQPGPAAQQPGQAPPAGQSPAPAPAPAPAPAPAPAPAPAPAPAPAPTRPQVPTIKVDPGGLLDDVGGAVGETLESGTQLPGQVLGGNGG; translated from the coding sequence ATGACAGAGCGTCTGGCGCTCGGCATCACTGTCGGAGCGGCGAATTCGGCCGCCGCGGCTACGACAGCCGACGGGACCGGTGCCACCGTTCTCACCCATCGCAGCGCGCTGATGCTCGGCGCCGACGGATCGGCGAGCTTCGCCGACTCGACGCGCCACCGTCGCGCAGTGGTGGTCGACGACTACGTGTCCAGGGTCGGTGATCCGGTGGATCTGCTGGCAGAGGATGGTTCCGCCCACGACGCGGCCGATCTGGTCGCCGCCGCGACCCGCGCTCTCATCACCGAAATCTCCGGCGGCGCCATCGAATCCGGCGACGTGCCGACCACCGTCGCGTGCTACCCGGCGTGGTGGCCGGAGCACACCGTCGAGGCTGCCAGGGCCGCCCTCGCGCGCGCGGGCCTGCCCGAAGTGACGCTGGTGCCGGAGCCGCTGGCCGCGGTGCGCCGCTACGAGATCGAGCACGGAGAGCTCGCAGACGGCGCGCTGGTGGTGTACGACCTCGGCGCGAGCGGATCGACTGTGTCGGTCCTGCGCACCGGCGAGCAGGCCGGGCTGCTCGGTACGCCGGTGCACAGCACCGCGATCGCCGGTTCCGAATTCGATCTGCTGACCATGCGCTACGTGCTGGCAAATGTTCTGGACGGAAACGAGCTCGATCCATTCGATCCTGTTGTCGAAGAGGAATTGTCGGCATTGCGAGAGCGCAGCCGAATTGCGAAAGAAGAACTGTCCAGAATTACCGCGACGGCGATTCCGGTCGGCGCGCTCGCCCCTTCGGTCCACACCGAACAGGTCCGGTTGACCCGGGGGGAGCTCGAAGATCTGCTGCGACCGAGCCTGCTGGACTCGATGAGCCTGCTCCAGGACGCGGTGCGCCGTGCCGACCTCACGCTCGGTGATGTCGGGCGGGTGCTGGTCACCGGCGGCGGTGGCGCGATCCCCCTGGTCGCCGAGCTGATCTCCACCGAATTCGGTCTGCCGGTGATCGCCTGTGCCGACCCGGCGACCTGCACGGCACGCGGTGCGGCCGAGATCGCCCTCGACGTCGCCGCGATCAGCGTGCCCACCGAGGCCATCCCGGTCGTCGTGCCGGTAGTACCGGCGGCCGTGGCACCGGCGGCCGAGGCACTGGTGTTGCCACCGTCGGAGCCGGTGCGGACCAAGATGTTCACGGCGAAACGCTCGGCGATCGTCGCGGCGGCGGCCTTGACCATGGCCGCGCTCGCCACCGGAACCCTCGCGCTCGGTGGCGCCACCCAGTTCTCACCCACCGGGCCCGCCACGACCACCGGCGCTCCATCGGTCCCCGGCGCGCCGGCGTCGACGAGCACCGGCGGCGCGGCCGGGACAGCGAATGCCACCAACTCCGTGGTCACCGACCCCGCAAAGCCCGGTGCCGCGGGCGCCACACCGCCGACGGGTGCGATCCCGGTCGGCACGACCGACGCCGCGGCTCCTGGCGGCGCGCCCGCGGCGGGGACTCCGGCCGGCGCACCTGCCACCGGCGGAGCATCCGCCGACGGAACACCGGCGCCTGCGGGCCAGCCGGGTCCCGCCGCGCAGCAACCGGGCCAGGCACCGCCTGCTGGTCAGTCCCCGGCGCCCGCCCCGGCCCCGGCGCCCGCCCCCGCACCGGCACCCGCCCCGGCGCCTGCCCCTGCTCCCGCTCCCGCACCCACCCGGCCGCAGGTTCCCACCATCAAGGTCGATCCCGGCGGGCTGCTCGACGACGTGGGCGGCGCGGTGGGCGAGACCCTCGAATCGGGTACGCAGCTGCCCGGCCAGGTCCTCGGAGGAAATGGTGGCTGA
- a CDS encoding LuxR C-terminal-related transcriptional regulator, which translates to MADLAHDTFPHARTVFRDLDAADQQTVLLLIRGRAGTGKTFLLDAVRAHLRRRGVPVVESAADDVENGVPDRAVLVADNIHSYSDAELRALCETVETGQRSVVLTTQPRPHDPHLRALADAVARNGRTVDLRALGSAHITSFARELGVAVSQPLASHIHQLTAGIPGGVVAALKGAHAASLEACEAAVDEAVTTWTRNLLEAVEPELLETLVIAATGTGLDATELTEVLGVDTATAHELIDRARSGALVTDADLLLAPAVGPLRTLLGDRRYVDVQRRLLTARLDAGLLRDRTALILAESGVVDARLADFLCRTAEKSAEATRCYAAAAAAGAPVESIAVRWAEAAAHAGDTDTALRLAEPLLTAENVARTDLVAAVRICASVLIRRGLVRRAAGLYTWLGPDRVGADWASAAMVLTLAGEQAAAARMSESAQHWPPTEADAGARLIASALDESLDPHGTGTPAAISALIQAGNTGSGDERYLPCSAVSVATLLCLGSGEPRRAGDALRRAAGTGGGRQLPVLTAWTALLGGDERRAASTLAEVDIATLAPRDQLLAHALSVGLARRGGDHAELARAWHAACPLFDELEADLLSLLPIGELWLAGIRLGDARRIGPLVDAARALVRKLGRAPAWTNSFHWYGVQAALADESPRALLPHAHALKTAAEAGDRQATVLADAGRTWLLVLRGQVAATDVQAAVSALAELGLTWDAARLASEAALAASDSTTATALLKLARSVRTQSQPVEPMRPTTQPAAPAAGPTPLTGESGALSDREREVAELVLLGLTYREIGARLYISAKTVEHHIARIRRRIGARSRSELLSMLRAMGHGQLLV; encoded by the coding sequence GTGGCTGATCTCGCCCACGACACCTTTCCGCACGCCCGAACCGTTTTCCGCGATCTCGACGCCGCCGACCAGCAGACGGTGCTGCTCTTGATCCGCGGCCGGGCCGGAACCGGAAAAACGTTCCTGCTCGACGCTGTTCGCGCCCATCTGCGTCGCCGCGGCGTGCCGGTCGTCGAATCCGCGGCCGACGATGTCGAGAACGGGGTTCCCGACCGGGCGGTGCTCGTCGCCGACAACATCCACAGCTACAGCGACGCCGAGCTTCGCGCCCTCTGCGAGACCGTCGAAACCGGACAGCGCTCCGTCGTGCTCACCACCCAGCCTCGGCCCCACGATCCGCACCTGCGCGCGCTGGCCGACGCGGTGGCGCGCAACGGCCGCACGGTGGATCTTCGAGCACTGGGAAGCGCGCACATCACCTCGTTCGCCAGGGAACTCGGCGTGGCCGTTTCCCAGCCGCTCGCGTCGCATATCCATCAGCTGACCGCGGGCATTCCCGGCGGTGTCGTCGCGGCGCTGAAGGGCGCGCACGCCGCCTCGCTCGAGGCCTGTGAGGCAGCGGTCGACGAAGCCGTCACCACCTGGACGCGGAACCTGCTCGAAGCGGTCGAACCCGAGTTGCTCGAAACGCTGGTCATCGCGGCGACCGGAACCGGATTGGACGCCACCGAACTCACCGAGGTGCTCGGTGTGGACACCGCCACCGCTCACGAACTGATCGACCGCGCCAGGTCGGGCGCCCTGGTCACCGATGCCGACCTGCTCCTGGCCCCCGCGGTCGGTCCGCTGCGGACGCTGCTCGGCGATCGTCGCTACGTCGACGTGCAGCGCAGGCTGCTCACCGCGCGCCTCGACGCCGGTCTGCTGCGCGACCGCACCGCCCTGATCCTGGCCGAGTCCGGCGTCGTCGATGCCAGGCTCGCCGACTTCCTCTGCCGCACCGCCGAGAAATCCGCCGAGGCGACCCGCTGCTACGCGGCGGCGGCCGCGGCGGGCGCGCCGGTGGAGTCGATCGCGGTCCGCTGGGCCGAGGCCGCCGCGCACGCGGGTGACACCGACACCGCGCTGCGCCTGGCCGAACCGCTGCTGACCGCCGAGAACGTCGCACGCACCGACCTCGTCGCCGCGGTGCGCATCTGCGCGAGCGTGCTCATCCGCCGCGGACTGGTGAGACGCGCGGCCGGGCTCTACACCTGGCTCGGACCCGATCGGGTCGGCGCCGACTGGGCGTCGGCCGCCATGGTCCTCACCCTCGCCGGTGAACAGGCCGCCGCCGCGCGCATGTCCGAATCGGCGCAGCATTGGCCGCCGACCGAGGCCGACGCCGGCGCGCGGCTGATCGCGAGCGCGCTCGACGAATCACTGGACCCGCACGGAACCGGCACCCCCGCGGCGATTTCCGCGCTGATCCAGGCGGGCAACACCGGCTCCGGCGACGAGCGCTATCTGCCCTGCTCCGCCGTCTCGGTCGCCACACTGCTCTGCCTCGGCAGCGGCGAGCCCCGCCGCGCGGGTGACGCGCTGCGCCGGGCAGCGGGCACGGGTGGCGGCAGGCAACTTCCGGTGCTCACCGCTTGGACCGCGCTGCTCGGCGGCGACGAACGACGCGCCGCGAGCACCCTCGCCGAGGTCGACATCGCCACCCTCGCCCCCCGCGATCAGCTCCTCGCCCACGCGCTCAGCGTGGGTCTGGCCCGCCGCGGCGGCGATCACGCCGAGCTGGCGCGCGCGTGGCACGCGGCCTGCCCACTGTTCGACGAACTCGAAGCCGACCTGCTGAGCCTGTTGCCGATCGGCGAACTGTGGCTGGCCGGCATCCGCCTCGGCGACGCGCGCCGGATCGGGCCGCTCGTCGACGCCGCCAGGGCGCTGGTCCGCAAACTTGGCCGCGCGCCCGCTTGGACCAATTCCTTCCACTGGTACGGGGTGCAGGCCGCGCTCGCCGACGAGTCGCCCCGCGCGCTGCTGCCCCACGCCCACGCGCTCAAGACCGCCGCGGAAGCGGGTGACCGCCAGGCCACCGTGCTGGCCGACGCCGGTCGCACCTGGTTGCTCGTGCTGCGCGGGCAAGTCGCCGCGACCGATGTGCAAGCCGCGGTCTCGGCACTGGCCGAACTCGGCCTCACGTGGGACGCCGCCCGCCTGGCCAGCGAGGCCGCCCTCGCGGCGAGCGACTCGACCACCGCCACGGCGCTGCTCAAGCTCGCGCGTTCGGTGCGCACACAGTCCCAGCCGGTCGAGCCGATGCGACCGACCACACAACCCGCAGCTCCCGCGGCCGGTCCCACACCCCTGACCGGCGAATCCGGCGCGCTCAGCGACCGCGAACGCGAGGTGGCCGAGCTGGTCCTGCTCGGTCTGACCTATCGCGAGATCGGCGCGAGGCTGTACATTTCCGCGAAGACCGTCGAGCATCACATCGCGCGAATCCGACGTCGAATAGGCGCGCGCTCACGATCGGAATTACTGTCAATGCTGCGCGCGATGGGACACGGCCAATTGCTGGTGTGA
- a CDS encoding dynamin family protein: MTVLAPNVVPLATVLSDTVAAAHAAGRDDLVGRLEKVAARVRDPRHRIVVTGQLGQGKSRFVNALLGLDVCRVGDDATTVLPLQLSYGERERAYLVLTAPGTDESRVEIPFDEIGDVDSRTPLAQGRQVVRIEAELPSQLLADGIVLIDTPGVGGHGSACAAGVLSLAAAADAVLVLSDASTELTEPELTFVRQIREMCPAVAVLLSKTDLYPHWRQVLDADRNHVARAEIDVALIPVSALLRAHALRLQDAQLGSESGFGVLFTFLRDRVVARDQAVTRQAVARELHSAAEHLALALGSELVALRDPAGGAAAVSELQSARAAAEELQRRTASWQQTLTDGITDLVGDVDHDLRDRLRGIARTGQEWIDENDPGRHWGAITEWLTGSVDTALGENLLMTHRRAELLAERIASHFAEVGAVDLPEVHAGMDDESNLAGSGSLADLEPDIGFTSKVLVGMRGSYGGVLMIGLATTFAGLAMLNPISLGAGLIVGGKAYRDDKSARLARRRIEANGEVRRFLDDVAFQAAKDTKDRLHRIHRALRDHFAGVAERSLRSIDASLRAAQDAAAVAATHRAERTVVLERQLHAVAELRRYAESMQVELRRADGTVSG, encoded by the coding sequence ATGACTGTTCTCGCACCGAACGTGGTGCCGCTGGCGACGGTGTTGTCCGACACCGTCGCGGCGGCCCACGCCGCGGGCCGTGACGACCTGGTCGGCCGCCTGGAGAAGGTGGCCGCGCGGGTCCGCGATCCGCGGCATCGGATCGTCGTCACCGGTCAGCTCGGTCAGGGCAAGAGCAGGTTCGTGAACGCGCTGCTCGGGTTGGACGTGTGCCGGGTCGGCGACGACGCGACCACCGTGTTGCCCCTGCAGCTGTCCTACGGCGAGCGGGAGCGGGCGTACCTGGTGCTCACCGCGCCGGGGACCGACGAGTCGCGGGTCGAGATCCCGTTCGACGAGATCGGCGATGTCGATAGCCGCACTCCGCTGGCACAGGGCAGGCAGGTCGTGCGGATCGAGGCGGAGCTCCCGAGTCAGCTGCTGGCCGACGGCATCGTCCTGATCGATACCCCCGGCGTCGGGGGACACGGGAGTGCTTGTGCCGCAGGCGTACTCAGCCTGGCAGCGGCTGCCGACGCGGTGCTCGTGCTCTCCGATGCCTCCACCGAGCTCACCGAACCCGAACTCACCTTCGTCCGGCAGATCCGCGAAATGTGTCCCGCGGTCGCCGTTCTGCTCAGCAAGACCGATCTCTACCCGCATTGGCGTCAGGTGCTCGATGCCGACCGAAACCATGTGGCGCGCGCGGAAATCGATGTCGCCCTGATCCCGGTGTCGGCGCTGTTGCGTGCGCACGCTCTGCGCTTGCAGGACGCGCAGCTGGGTTCGGAGTCCGGTTTCGGCGTCCTGTTCACTTTCCTGCGCGATCGGGTCGTCGCCCGTGATCAGGCGGTCACCCGGCAGGCGGTGGCGCGCGAATTGCATTCGGCGGCGGAGCATCTGGCGCTGGCGCTGGGCAGCGAGCTGGTCGCGCTGCGCGATCCGGCCGGCGGCGCGGCAGCGGTCAGCGAGTTGCAGTCGGCGCGCGCGGCCGCCGAGGAGTTGCAGCGGCGCACGGCGAGTTGGCAGCAGACCCTCACCGACGGCATCACCGACCTCGTCGGCGACGTGGACCACGACCTGCGTGACCGCCTGCGCGGTATCGCCCGCACGGGCCAGGAGTGGATCGACGAGAACGACCCCGGCAGGCATTGGGGCGCGATCACGGAATGGCTGACCGGCTCCGTCGACACCGCCCTCGGCGAGAACCTCCTGATGACCCACCGCCGGGCCGAACTGCTCGCCGAACGGATCGCGAGCCATTTCGCCGAGGTCGGCGCGGTGGATCTGCCCGAGGTGCACGCCGGCATGGACGATGAGAGCAATCTGGCCGGCTCGGGTTCACTGGCCGATCTGGAGCCGGATATCGGTTTCACGAGCAAGGTGCTGGTCGGTATGCGCGGCTCCTACGGCGGCGTGCTGATGATCGGCCTGGCCACGACCTTCGCCGGTTTGGCCATGCTCAACCCGATCTCCCTCGGCGCTGGCCTGATCGTCGGCGGCAAGGCCTATCGCGACGACAAGTCCGCCCGGCTGGCGCGGCGCCGGATCGAGGCGAACGGTGAGGTGCGCCGGTTCCTCGACGATGTGGCGTTCCAGGCCGCCAAGGACACCAAGGACCGGCTGCACCGCATCCACCGTGCGCTGCGTGACCACTTCGCGGGGGTGGCTGAGCGCAGTCTGCGTTCGATCGACGCTTCCCTGCGGGCCGCTCAGGACGCGGCCGCGGTGGCGGCCACACATCGCGCCGAGCGCACCGTTGTGCTGGAACGTCAGCTGCACGCGGTGGCCGAGCTGCGCCGTTACGCGGAATCGATGCAGGTCGAACTGAGACGGGCCGACGGTACGGTATCTGGGTGA
- a CDS encoding S1 family peptidase, which produces MLLPRMGRTPSARSSRRARKSIIAASAAFLLFGPTMAVADAQPAPADLPAQLIEAVTRDLKISPDEYLRRADVAQQVAAFSTTAQRQFPQVFAGSWLSDQGNAVVALTQGPGADQARDAAQSAGFEVRNVAKSESTLRGEKTAFENWLAAAPPEISALVRGVVVDTVNNSIAVRVQQAGLPLPSFIDPSRVIVTAPPVAGERVDLTATPVAGDGNGALAGGDGYASVVGRSSLRCSLGFNGTDRSGNVVNISAGHCNPDIESAGTGNAAAVYEVNGDRAGAQLGTFQKSVLGEQDYSIIRVNDNARARFENNLVRIPGQAPIAVDGVATPVVGAPVCKSGARTGFSCGVINGVDQTVQVGDRQLTQSFSANICALPGDSGGAIVTGRLALGISSASSVADFPICEIPNIIGAITGDTPQLFAQPLTVVLSDNPGLAVRTN; this is translated from the coding sequence ATGCTCCTGCCACGTATGGGTCGTACCCCGTCCGCGCGAAGCTCGAGAAGAGCTCGGAAATCGATAATCGCCGCTTCGGCGGCGTTTCTGCTGTTCGGCCCCACGATGGCGGTTGCCGACGCGCAGCCCGCGCCCGCAGATCTGCCCGCCCAGCTCATCGAGGCGGTCACTCGCGATCTGAAGATCTCCCCCGACGAATACCTGCGCCGCGCCGATGTCGCGCAGCAGGTCGCCGCGTTCTCCACCACCGCGCAGCGTCAGTTCCCGCAGGTCTTCGCCGGTTCCTGGCTGAGCGACCAGGGCAACGCCGTCGTCGCGCTGACCCAGGGCCCCGGCGCCGACCAGGCCCGTGACGCCGCGCAGTCGGCCGGCTTCGAGGTCCGCAACGTCGCCAAGAGCGAGTCCACCCTGCGCGGCGAGAAGACCGCCTTCGAGAACTGGCTCGCCGCCGCACCGCCGGAGATCTCCGCCCTGGTGCGTGGTGTCGTCGTCGACACCGTGAACAACTCGATCGCCGTCCGCGTACAGCAGGCCGGTCTCCCGCTGCCCAGCTTCATCGACCCCTCCCGCGTCATCGTCACCGCACCGCCGGTGGCGGGCGAGCGCGTCGACCTGACCGCCACCCCCGTCGCCGGTGACGGCAACGGTGCGCTGGCCGGCGGCGACGGCTACGCCTCCGTGGTGGGCCGCAGCTCGCTGCGCTGCTCGCTCGGCTTCAACGGCACCGACCGCTCGGGCAACGTCGTGAACATCTCGGCGGGCCACTGCAACCCCGACATCGAGTCGGCGGGCACCGGCAACGCCGCCGCCGTCTACGAGGTCAACGGCGACCGCGCGGGCGCCCAGCTCGGCACCTTCCAGAAGTCGGTGCTCGGCGAGCAGGACTACTCGATCATCCGCGTGAACGACAACGCGCGCGCCCGCTTCGAGAACAACCTGGTCCGCATCCCCGGCCAGGCCCCCATCGCCGTCGACGGCGTGGCCACCCCCGTGGTCGGCGCCCCCGTGTGCAAGTCCGGTGCCCGCACCGGCTTCAGCTGCGGCGTGATCAACGGCGTCGACCAGACCGTCCAGGTCGGCGACCGCCAGCTCACCCAGAGCTTCTCGGCCAACATCTGCGCTCTCCCCGGCGACTCCGGCGGCGCCATCGTCACCGGCCGCCTGGCCCTCGGCATCTCCAGCGCGTCCTCGGTCGCGGATTTCCCCATCTGCGAGATCCCGAACATCATCGGCGCCATCACCGGCGACACCCCCCAGCTGTTCGCCCAGCCCCTGACCGTGGTTCTCTCGGACAACCCCGGCCTGGCGGTCCGCACCAACTGA
- a CDS encoding S1 family peptidase, which yields MRKLVARRAAVKAASAGFAATVLLAPLLGSGIASSEPVAPLQLSADALPGELVTALSRDLGMTPTEYLDRAARAQQLRDYATGFRAANPDTFAGAWLTPEGKAVVATTDAEAGKLVTAAGYQTHLAPISAGGLEGALVQLSQWIASLPPAISAPISSIAIDALNSQLVLNVANTGTGHMLNLPTLIATIKVVLSPGGGGPVEYKPMGGDTYITATKDLHDADLRGVDVCSFGFNSTDAAGNALNISAGHCNPNVDDGGPATVYVPNVRDIPNSPEVGTFARAVLGGPASLDYSVIKLNERAVNAGMDQPRVRGAEGTTLTLTGTAEPVTGAPVCKTGQSSTFTCGFVSADHVETQLFTEAGVSKTIRGFASTACTLGGDSGGAIVSGTLALGITSGSNASGAPNCTEANTQLAPYGGTASLGVPIRPILADIEATSGGGLGSGIMVRTKPNAG from the coding sequence ATGCGCAAGTTGGTGGCGCGTCGCGCCGCGGTCAAGGCAGCCTCCGCCGGGTTCGCCGCGACTGTTCTTCTCGCACCCCTGCTCGGATCCGGTATCGCGTCATCGGAACCTGTTGCGCCACTGCAACTCTCGGCCGATGCGTTACCCGGTGAACTGGTGACCGCGCTGTCGCGCGATCTCGGGATGACCCCCACCGAATACCTCGATCGGGCCGCGCGCGCCCAGCAGTTGCGTGACTACGCGACCGGCTTCCGCGCCGCGAACCCCGACACCTTCGCCGGTGCCTGGCTCACGCCGGAGGGCAAGGCGGTCGTCGCCACCACCGACGCCGAGGCGGGCAAGCTCGTCACCGCCGCCGGCTACCAGACCCACCTCGCGCCGATCTCGGCCGGTGGCCTGGAAGGCGCGCTGGTGCAGCTGAGTCAGTGGATCGCGAGCCTGCCGCCCGCCATCTCCGCGCCGATCAGCTCGATCGCGATCGACGCGCTCAACAGCCAGCTGGTACTCAACGTGGCCAACACCGGCACCGGCCACATGCTCAACCTGCCCACGCTGATCGCCACCATCAAGGTCGTGCTCTCGCCCGGCGGCGGCGGTCCGGTGGAGTACAAGCCCATGGGCGGCGACACCTACATCACCGCGACCAAGGACCTGCACGACGCCGACCTGCGCGGAGTCGACGTCTGCTCCTTCGGGTTCAACAGCACCGACGCCGCGGGCAACGCGCTCAACATCTCCGCAGGCCACTGCAACCCGAATGTCGACGACGGCGGCCCGGCCACGGTCTACGTCCCGAACGTGCGCGACATCCCCAACAGTCCCGAGGTCGGCACCTTCGCCCGCGCTGTGCTCGGCGGGCCCGCCTCGCTGGACTACTCGGTGATCAAGCTCAACGAGCGCGCGGTGAACGCGGGCATGGACCAGCCTCGCGTCCGCGGCGCGGAGGGCACCACGCTGACCCTCACCGGTACCGCCGAGCCCGTCACCGGCGCGCCGGTCTGCAAGACCGGCCAGTCCTCCACCTTCACCTGCGGCTTCGTCTCGGCCGACCACGTGGAGACCCAGCTGTTCACCGAGGCGGGCGTCAGCAAGACGATCCGCGGCTTCGCCAGCACCGCCTGCACCCTCGGCGGCGACAGCGGCGGCGCCATCGTGTCCGGCACGCTCGCCCTCGGCATCACCAGCGGCTCGAACGCCTCCGGCGCGCCCAACTGCACCGAGGCCAACACCCAGCTCGCCCCCTACGGCGGCACCGCCTCGCTCGGCGTCCCGATCCGGCCGATCCTCGCCGACATCGAGGCGACTTCCGGTGGCGGCCTCGGCAGCGGAATCATGGTGCGCACCAAGCCCAACGCGGGCTGA